TCTTTCTGAAATGTAGAAACAAAGTAAGATGTAAAGcatattgatatcaatttatctaAGAATCGCATTACATACATACGTTTAGCATCACCATCACGTGACACGGCCACCTTTTTGTTAAAGTTAGACCCTcatgtgttttgtatttgtagGACTAACGCCACTTTGTCCACAATATTTAATAGTGCTATCAATAAAGCCAAAAAATATTTCACCAATATTTAGTGTCTTCGCACCTGGAAAGATACCAAAATATTCCTTACAAGATATTATGCTACTGGAGCTacttattaatattttgatatttaattttaattgcAACTCATCAAAAATTGACCAGAACGCCAGTATGATAAGTGTATTATCATCGCGCTTTCTGTGTTGTCGATTGTAAAGAATGCGTTTTGTGTACTACTTCAACTGGTGTCCTAATATTAATGTTtcactttttgttgtttgtgtacGTTTCTGATTGCGGGAATGATCACTCGTGTCGTCAAAACCGCGAGTATGATTTATTCCGATTACTTTATCTCAATTACATTTATGCTCATATTCTTCAGTAGTGTCATCTTCAGTAGGGTCATCGTCAAGGTCATAATACCAGGAAGGAAAAGTGTCTGTtagatagattttttttattcacagaaaacagaaaaagcgttttgtttttcatttctgGTTTCGTTTTTTTCCATTTCTGAAAACATTACTTACATTATTTTTAGGTACGGTTTACTTAAAATACACCTGCGTCAACAAGTACAATACCCATAACAACAGCTAATTAACTTTATACCAATTAAAATAGCCGTAGTTTTTCCTGTCAATAGTTAGCCTCTATTATTGATTAGATGGTAGCCACAGTCCAAAACTATTTTCGCACTAAACTACACTTCCCAcgtatgtatttttgtttgtttagtgCAGATATTCGCACGCACGGTTTAAATCACAAAACAGCATGAGCGTTAATATGCCATCAAAACATTACTGTTTACAACTACAcgctgtatatctatataaaatgtacatgaaGGTAAACTCTGCCGATTCGAAGTGACGTCATTAATTCTTACCTGTAACACCTAAACAGTCCAGGTAAGCTGCTTTCTACACATAATTTTTCCAGTAGTTTTAAAGTCTTCTCACTGTCTGATTCTGTATCTGATCGGCTCTCTATCACAGGATAAACGTCTATATCGCTGTCAGAGTCTGAAATAATCAAATCAAAGATTACATCCAAGCCCTCTGAACCATTTGATTATTTGTTGACGATTATGTTCTccttttaaataattttgatttaattggCAAGcaacatattttcatatttttgttaataataataatgtgtTGTTTTTCGAGATGTATAAAGATATCATGTATCAAAACAGAAATAATCAGTTTTCGATCGaatcaacaacacaaaaatgtaaTCCTAGAAAATTAGACGAATAGGTATTGCAACCAAACGAAAAATGTAAACACTGTTCCTGATTCAACTTGGTTAGTGTCAATTTCCGGATCTTGACTGCTGTATTAGATACATTTATACGTATATATTATCCGTTGACAATGAGGGAACACAAATGTATTGTCCTCACTATTAAGAAACTTCAAAATGCTTATGGTATTGTTGGCTGCATACTCTTTAATCTACCTTTAGGAAGTCTCTATATCTAcgcaaatatttgttttattggttAACAGAGTTCGTTTTATTAGCCACTTTGTGTTCGTACAATGTAAAGAATCACTTAAGGTAACGCTCTGGCATTAAGTAGAGACCCCATAACGTTCTAAATAGACGGCGGGGTCAAATGCAAAATCCAGGACAACAATGCAACGCATGACCACTGAAACTGTAGTTACGTCCGGGGAATATAAcgatatattttattcatatgtTACCCTACTGAATATAACTTCTTACCTGGTTGCCATGAAACTGGATACTGTCTCAGGTCCCCTCTCTTACCAAATCGTCCCTGTGGTCGCCATTGTGGTGCCCCGTCACCAACGATAAATGTGACGAAAAGCACAACAGACAGCACTGTTATAATTTCTGCAAGTTTCATCGCCTGTAACAGATAGAAATATAACCATACATTAATCATTCTTATATTTTGGTGGTTGCTTCTGCGTTCCGTTTTACAATAAATATGGGTTTGAAGACAATCAATCATTCTTATATTTTGGTGGTTGCTTCTGCGTTCCGTTTCACAATAAATATGGGTTTGAAGACAGATGCCTCAACAGACCTCCAACAAATAGAATCAGATTCGGACAAAGGCAATGTCACGGGTAGTACATTGGAAGAGCCGATTTACGTTTTGGTGTCCTGCAAAGCTTTTGCTTCCCCTTTTGCCATTCCCCCTTTGTTTgtgtatacaaatatgtacataagCTGTATTGTGGTTCTAAAACGTACTGATACAACCATCTGTTGGTTATGTTAATTATGTGAAACCATCATGTTGTAATGCTGTAAAAATGGATCAGGGCTAGATCGCGGAAAGAGATTTTATAACTAAAGGAGCATTAAAACTCTGCACGTCAACATGACTTGCCATTGAAATTCATCAATTGAATACAAGGATTACCTAGTATGATATCCGTATCACCAACTGAAagcggttttttttttattcaatttttaacGCATAATTggattgtaacagatttacatAATGATGATTTGACAAACCAACAATATTTGTCGTCGAAAAGAATATACAGAAACTACAATTAgcactatcaaatttagccttaTGCTTTCTGTGCAGAAACACCGCTTAAATAAGATAAACGCTTGACTAAATATGGGAACAGTATGCTTAATATAGATAATAGGAACAGTTTGGTAACCAATGTTTCAGTATAATAGAATATATGGGATAGTTTTGTGTAAAGCCGTATGTTTATCACGTACCAGGACATATTGacattaaaattattgattatatattatattctattAATGGGGAAAACGATTAGATTTTCTATAATTTTCGCCAATTTTCGATCCACAAAAATATAATCAAACCGAggtttttttttggcagaaATCTTGAGAATGAATCATCTCCGACATCTCATTCAAATGACGTTACAGAACCATTAAATTTGTTTCTGCTGATACCAAGTAATGTTTTTACCAAACTGTCATAGAAAGAGTTGGGATTAAAACCAAATCAAATAGCAGTTTAGTTCCTTACCAGAACAAGGCTTTATTTTTCTGTTCACGTTTTCTTTTTGGGTATATTTTGGTGGGTTACGAATCTTCCTATGACAGGAAAGGGTACTCTGTTGTTCAAAAATTGATATATTGCTATTCCGATGATTCAGGTTAAAGTAGAGAAACGGTAtgaaatttataatttatacagatgtatttcattagaaaaagttacaaatacaaaaaagaTATTAACTAACGAGACCGCacagaaataaaaacagataaaaatattCACAATAACAAATCTAACGTAATATCTACTCAATGATTCTTAAGCAATTAGATTAAagtcaacaaaacaaatcttGACCATATGTTCACCACGTATAGAGATTAGCAGTGTATTTAAGTTACTGGTTCGGCCATTTTGGAACTGTACCTCTTACTGTAGGATTGTATCTTCCATATGTTCCAAAGTGTTGAAATATAATAATCCAACAAGAAAATAAGAGGTTTTCACAGAAGACATCAGCAGTTTCATTCCTCACTAAGACATCTGATGGAGTTGATACATCTATTTACATACCACAATCAACAAAAATCACTTTTCTATATTCGTTTTCGGTGAATTTCTAATATGAAAACCTTTACTATCTATCGTATTAAATAAAACTTGAAGCTTTGAAAAAAACGTTCCCTAAGATCACGTTCCTTCATGTGGAACTTCAAGTTCAGTTAGCTCCGGCTCACCGGCCACATTGGAACCTTTTGGTTGGTCAGTAggcacattggtaacacacgCGCCCTCACCTATCTCGCCCAGGTTCGACTCCTGAATCGGACGTAGACAGGTAAGGATCACCAGCCCGACCACCTGGGATCCTCCGGGcactctggtttcctcccacagtaagacccctccacTTCCGCTCCTATCCGCGCAAACAGGAGTAATTGATAGAAGTTTGtttaacttgtttcgcaattgttgtttaaagatatatcttaatacgcTGATAACTTACAGATAAACACATTTTGGGCAGCATGTCATCAGAGTCGGGTATACCATGGAGGGGCATTGGTTAGATTGACTTACAAAGATTGACTTGCCAATTTTATAAACCTTGTCGTATTTTTAATGTCACACTTGTAAATGATTCAACCAATGCTTCATTATTTTAAGTGTATGTTGTGATAACCCTGCCACTAACAGTATATACAAGAGTGTACACCTATTGTGACTGTTTTGATACCTCATAAAATTTCACATTGAACCTCTAGGCACTCGATGAACAAAAGTACAGGTCAATATGTGTAATTGATTTTTAGAATAAATAAGACGTTACTGCCATCAAATcaatgatataaaatgttatattgatgAATGTTATTGGTTATCGCTAACCCATGACTAATATATGATATTCGTTAGTTTATTATATAAATGCTTTGTCAATATTTCTGCTGTACCGTCAACAAATGAGAAAATTGTTATGTCTGGTTATGTCATTACTATCTGTTCGAAGGGTAAATGCTTGACGGTGATTTGCTCTTATCAATCCATGTagtgtgtatgtatatacattctGGCATTTGATAGAAATTTACTTAGTTGAACAGAAAGTCTCCAACAATGTGAGACTGCACAATTATTTACAATCTTCAAATGATAATAATACTTTCTGTAGGTAACAATACGTAAATGTATGTCACCGTGCTAAAAATCAAAGATATGacataatgaaaacaaatttcaaaatattgtcttTCAAATAGTCGAATGTCCATCCTCAAGTTGTTTTTTATGTgaattgtgtcattttatatCGCTGACTAAGTCGGACAATGTATTTGGTATATGCAAGGTTCATAGAATTAATTCGTTTTGGTTTATGTTCTTTTATGTTATATGGGCATTGGTATGTCaccaaataaaaatatacacttTGAGCACCACATATATTTCTCTTATTTGAaaggtttttttaaataagGTTGTATAATAAAAGATTTTGATGTACATAGTTAATCGTAGATAATAATTAATaggttttcattttttgaagaATGACGTATGCACCTTGTGTCACAGATGACAGGCACCTGACATATAGAAAAGAATTCCCAGACATCACggggtatattttgtatacttAGGTATAGTTCCTTTCAAATATTATCCCCATGGACTGTTGACCTGGTTCAGTATAGCCGTTGAATACATTTTTCGTGTTATAAGTGAAAATCAGCCTTCCGTTTGTAGAATGGGGAATTACTACCATACGATAACGTCTAATTTCAAACAACCGTATTTTTAAGAATGAACAAATACATACTGACTCGTTGCCAACAGAGACTGTCAAAACACAAGGATAAAATCACTGCTATTAAGAGCTATCAATACAGCTGTTCTTTGCTGAATACTTTGTTCTGATACTTCGACATACGAGGAAATTTCATGTTACACATAATTACTGTCTTTAAGGCTTCAACATATGCACGTGAACTCTTGGTTTTGAATATAAGAAATAACAAGCgccgctctgattggtcagttctgatacctatataggtatttGCACACGCGTCATTTTACATTTCGAAGAGTTAACTTTAATTACCAAGGTGGAAATATCAAACCGTATCACATTGGTATATGCAATAGGCATTTATTACAGCAGTATTAGATAATAATGTTTTGTTTCGTACTAGACCTCTGCATGTCTTTACTGAAATACGAATCTAGCTTTATtatcagtttttattttcagtatataatattaattatataaggttgttatttaacaaaatcaattgcctactgtatatattgtttttcttgtaaCATGCATTACCGTCAAATAAATTTCATGGTATTAAAGGGGAAAAGTCATGaaagaataatgttttaattatttaattcgTTACGTATAACAGCTAAGTGTGTCCATATCGGCCAGTGTGATTAGATACCTTTTTTGTCTTTAGAAGTAATCTTgcgcaatttttttttcagtaagtTTTGCTTCACGGCCAACGCCTTTTGAGACGATATGTTTTTATAGTGTAGATTATCCTCAGTCATGACTCATTTTACACAGTAACAGaattaatgatattttgatgtacagtattttgtgtcaaaaacataatgagatttttttttatgaaacaatgtaaacataaaatgacaaaaacgACCTCTGATATCAATGATACTTTATTGgatattaatataattaaatgttAGGGATGACCACAATTTTAATGTCATATGATACTTAAGGATATTAGCTGATGAATGCCCGTGAGTTATGCAAGTTATAACAGgggttaaaataaatatgatacgAGTCTCATTGTACTGAATTTAAGCTGCAAAAAAAGTCTTTATATATGTTGACAGGCGTCTGAATGTATATGCCGCTGTTACGGTAAATGATACTCAATCGTAGCTAGACGACACAGTCGTAAAGGATAATGGCACGATAAAAACGAGTCATCGTTATGGAActattatcatatatacatgtatatatatatatattaatggtcATGATTATGATATATGATTAACAAGGATCTTTCGCATTCTAGAGTTGGTATGCAATTCTGTCAAATAGAggtgatatatttatagtagTTAACTCATAATTAATCTTAACAACATCTTAACAAAAAATTCTGCCTTTCTCCTTTGTTTTAGCGTAATCAACCGATATCTGTACAATAACGACATCTTTATTGCGTAAGTAATCAAATAATTGGAAATGATCTGTGTTGCACCTCGAACAAAATGAGTTTCCATTCATTCATACTTTAATCTGATCATTTCCTAAAGAAAACACATTATTGTACCCATCTTTGATGTTACATAGCGTTTCCGTCACAGGGAGTGTATCCCTACCCCCTATTTCATAGTAGCATTATTAACGTTAGCGCTTAAGGTATTTGTTATAAGTTTCTGCATTATAAGTGAGAATATCTTTTGTAATGTTCTCTTTAGCTAAACTGTTTGTAATTAACGTTTTACCTAAATTGTAAAGATACTGTTAAATACCATATTAGAATTGTGGCCAGACGCATTACTATTGCTAAGTAATTTAAGTAATATgcatttgtattttaaaatgaacaTCATGGAAGCTGGTACCGATATTGAATGATATTGTTTGACGGATTTTACAGATGTTACCAAGGTAAAAACCCAACGATTATCTCTATTGAAATGCTGGGGACTCGACTACCATTTTAAGACATTCATAGTAAATCATTAGGTCATATGTTTGACAGTTTCGAGGGGAACACTAGATTACTAATAACTattcaaaattagatatcattTATCTTTTAGTTGAATTCATGAAGAAACTGCAATTATTTTGACAAACATCTTTGTATCAATAAAAAGAGGACATTTTAATCAACACTTTAAACCATTTTAAAACTGAATGTTGTGATAAGAAAAATCTtagtttatatgtatataaaatgaatgTAAAATTCACATGCGATGTACATGTGCTGATATAATAGAAGCTTACCTTTTACCTGGGAACTCTTCCTCCTGACAAGACAGACGTGTGATGATGCTTACTTGGTAAGTGTTTAAGTTCTTATCTTACCATATGTTATGTAGTCATTTTAAATTCCAACATTTAAGGGTATCTGTTCACGTTAGGGGAATTCAGTCATATATTGGAGTCTACACCGATACCTTCggtattataattacattttaatgacGTAGATTAGCAGAGAGAAGGTATGGATGTTCAGAAGGGACAATGGCTATCGCACACAAGAGACTCATACACGAGGATATTCATATTAGATCGTGTCAAATTATGAGTGAAATAtccaatattttacaaaattactTTCTAATCTGGATAGAGATGGTATATACCTCTGTAGAAATAATTTGATTGTAGAGCCAATCCTTTCTTAAAGCAAGAAGAATGAATCCCCACCACACTCCCAGGATAAAGATAAAGCTATAATAATTCATAACGCAATCCTGTTCTGATTCTTGACCTAAATGTTTGGAATACATGCAATGCTTTCTGTAGTATTACTTATTATGAAATACTTAATCAAAATATGCATCTAGAAAAGGaagatttattttctttagAAAACATCATTGATAGCTGGCTTCAAATTAAATCTGTCTTCTTTTTATGTTACTGATATAAGCATTGACAGAACGCGACACAGCCTGTTAATATTTCGTAGAATTTTAAGTAAGGGGATTTTGCCCCATTCAATGTGAATTTTAGTAACTAGTGCATCAAAATGCAAATAATGTACAGTATGTAGATCTAAATCCATCGGAGTAAGGCAATGCTTgaaattgtattgtataaaataaccCGAATTAGACTGTATTTcagaatgaaataaattccaacATAATACCTTAGATCTAAGAATTTTGTGATATTATATCATTTCCAACCTTTAGAGAATTTAGTGATTATTTTAATCAAAACATAACATTGAAAAATACGAAGTACTAGATGCCAGAAGTTGAGTTGCTATACATTTCCTACCGTATGAcatcttgttttttttccttAAGATTAAAACAGAACATTGAAGATTTATCTTTCTTGAACCACTCAATAGACATGTTAAGTTTTACTATAGCAATTGCTTCTTGTGGAAAGAAAAGTCCTTGTCGGCCATAACAGAATAATTCCGACTTGTAAGTATTTATGGTATGATCGATACAATTCACGATACTGAAATCAATCAAATGACACTGATATTTTTAACATTCGAAAATTCGAAGAATCATCCATCGCTGCTTTGATTTGGTATTTAACCCAACGCCTTACATGGCAGTTTAGTAAGGAAAACTTCAGGTGTCAGCAAAAACCAATTGTATTTCCTTGACCAGCCCATAATAAATGGTACTGTAACGTCACTggatttgatttattttgtggGTGGGAAATTGGCGAAAATTATAGAAAATGTAATTGTTTTCTCCAATAAtagaatatatcaatatagcctgACATATATCCGTGATATACATACGACatgaaacagaaaataattcCATACATTTTATTCACTCACTGAGACATTAGTAACCAAACGGTTGCTTTTGTCTATATtaggtatactatatactaaGTAGATATATGTTAACGCTGAAAATTTTCAATCACCTAATGCGTTAATGAGCTAATCTACCTATATTCGGTTTCGCGATAAAATTTGAGTCCGCCAAAATAACTACATTTCCAGTATAACAGCAGGATGAAAACAGATCCTGAATCCTGATGTCACATTGTCTTACTTATACATTATGATCGGCGTCGCATTCTATTTAAGATCCATACAATAAATGTTATCTCACATTACATAGTCGTTATGTATTATCAAGAAAAATACATGCTGACCATACCTTGCGTGCTACACCAGAGGAGGATTCCTTATACACATGTCAAATATGTACACATTTTTTCGTTTTATTGCTCAAATGTATTGAttgaaaaaatacttttcaatGATTActtgttataaatatcaatttttaaaaatggtGCGCTTACGTTGTTGAAATATAAAAGTCATAAAGTTTGCATACTAGAATCAGATCGTAGTCCAAGCTCTACAAAACAGCCACTGGTAGACTAAGACGAATCACCAACACATAAACGTGCACCGGAAGTGATGCGTTTCTAATAAACATTGCCAGTAATGTCGCTGTCATGATCAGATCATCTATAGGGAACCCTGATATGGGTAGACGGGCATTAACGCCTGAAGGGGAAACCAAGGCGTGCCTACATATAGACAATATTTAGAGAGTGAttaaatattattgtataaacatttgaCTTTGTTATCGGTTACCAATATACTCATAGCAGATGTTTACCGATAATTTCATTTAGTTTAGCGAATAACAGGCTTCCATAGATTTGTGACATTAACGTGATTTTTGAGGCATGCGTACAAGCTGGATTTCCGCGAGCCCACCCGCCGTTAGCTGTCACATCGGATGAAAGGGATTGCTATGCTATTGTCACTTCATACTTTGCAATCACATCCGTACAATATCAAGCTATGTTAGGTTTCAAATGTCAATAGAATAATGATAATTCGCACtggaaaaatattttcttcGTTTATTGTCCTTTCTTTTTCTAATCCCTAAAATCTGACGACATCTTTATTAGGATATGCgagtatataattaaaacactATACATTCCAATACCATAGCATATGAAGCTGTTAAGTATCTGAATGGAAGAGCGTGTTGATAATTCATAGCGTATTAGGCATTGATTAAACATCGTCATTGGTATTTCCTCCATTCCAATGGTAGGTTTGGGGGGAAATCGCGCTATTCAATATGATTTTCACTTCGTCAATAATGGAAACaataaacatttgtttatttcttgcGGGTTGGACGTCTTCAATACAGACTAGATTAATACATACGGTATCATGCCACGTAATGATAATCCCATTGAGAAAGCTTACCCTTTTTAAACGTCAAGGTTTCCATGGAAATCCTTATTTTGCCCATTATTGTTTTGCCTTCGTTTCATCGATTTTGAATAAGAACTGCATTTTAGTTTATATGTCGGTATTATCAgtgttttcttttcaaaacgTCTTGATAATACTTTAAAACTGGATAACTACCTCGTCAGCTTATCAGACATGCTTTATTCATCCTATTGTTACTTTTCCTCATAGACGATTATTATCTGCAAATACTGTTTATTTCAGCATATTTTTCTCGTCTTTCTTCCTACTCATTCAGTCTTGCTTTGGTCTCATACACATTGCTATGTCATCGTTACCATACGTGTCGTAAGGATAGTAGTAACTGTGAGGAACATTTAGCCACCATAGCTTATACAAACTTTTATTTGTTCTGATATATGGCCTATGTCATGCCCGAGcatcaatttcattttcaaactaTTTCAAAGTCTTACATGATatttaacattgaaatatacaCAACATAACAAAATGCTCCAATTCATTTAAAAAAGGGTAATTTTGAAATAGGATAAAGcataaatgaattatgattAATAATTAGTAATATTCAAGGGGGATTTCATTGAGCGATATCACAGTCACATACACAAATACATAGACACGTTTACAGAGCGGCGTTACGCGAAATTTAATAACCTCGAATAAGGTTTTTGAACAAGTTTACAGTATCCGATCATTATTGTATTAAATGGGTCAATTGTATCAACTGTGACAGTATAGCAAGTCTTTTATTATTAGAGAAATAAAAAATCATCTACATACCTATTTCCATATTTTCTATTCAACCAGAAGGCATGCATAGATTAGTAGAGTAAGTACACAGATATAAGGGATTAATTTGCAAGCCGTTGAGTACCCAATAGTTCTTATTAACTTGCAATTACTTGTTCAAAGGtaagttttgaaatatcaaattaataaacTACGTTAATTGACTTATACATGATTGTTAATTAAACAGATGTAACTAAAAGATACATGTAAAATGGTAATGTTCGGTAGTAAAAGTTCACAAATAGACTATTATAGAAAATGGGTACTAAAGGATGTTTGAATTAAGAACGAGTCTTTAAATGATGGAAGCATTTTAATGTCGTTGTAAGAATGGCAATATGacctgaccttgacctgatATAATCTGTAATGGGGGAACATATAAGACGctgtacaaacatttttttaatattatgtttATCTTATGACAAGATGTATATTAACGCTTTCAGTAGACATTTTAACCACAGGGCAGATATTAGGAGATTCAACTATTGTGAGCATGTCTCTATACAGAGTACTTTAATCCACGCACAAGTTAGGTCGATTACTGAAAGATGGATTTTCTGCTTCAATTATAGTCGTGTCGCACTGAAACAGTTCACATTAAAAGAGCATATAACGGATATCAGCCATT
The window above is part of the Pecten maximus chromosome 2, xPecMax1.1, whole genome shotgun sequence genome. Proteins encoded here:
- the LOC117321870 gene encoding uncharacterized protein LOC117321870 isoform X1 encodes the protein MPLHGIPDSDDMLPKMCLSAMKLAEIITVLSVVLFVTFIVGDGAPQWRPQGRFGKRGDLRQYPVSWQPDSDSDIDVYPVIESRSDTESDSEKTLKLLEKLCVESSLPGLFRCYRKKRSTETREHERS
- the LOC117321870 gene encoding uncharacterized protein LOC117321870 isoform X3; translated protein: MKLAEIITVLSVVLFVTFIVGDGAPQWRPQGRFGKRGDLRQYPVSWQPDSDSDIDVYPVIESRSDTESDSEKTLKLLEKLCVESSLPGLFRCYRKKRSTETREHERS
- the LOC117321870 gene encoding uncharacterized protein LOC117321870 isoform X2, with the translated sequence MVSKAMKLAEIITVLSVVLFVTFIVGDGAPQWRPQGRFGKRGDLRQYPVSWQPDSDSDIDVYPVIESRSDTESDSEKTLKLLEKLCVESSLPGLFRCYRKKRSTETREHERS